From the Mycobacterium sp. DL592 genome, the window GAGGGGGCGATGGCCGACTACGACGTCCAGCCCGGCCGCAAGCTGCCGCCGGAGCCCGAGCTGTCACCGGCCCAGATGCAAGCCGACGAGTTCGACCTCAACGCCGGGCTCAGCGGTGTCGCGAAGATCGTCGCGGGCGCCTGCTCCGTCGATGAAATGCTCAGCCAGGTAGCACAATTCGCCGTGCAAGCCATCCCGGGAGCCGACGGCGCGGGGGTTACCCTGGTCCGTTCCGACGACACCTCGACCGGCGATGAGCAGCCCCACATCCAGGCCTGGTCGGCAACCGCCGACTTCGTCCGCATGATCGACACCGTGCAATACGAGGAACTCTCCGAAGGTCCGTGCATCACCTGCATTCAGTCCCGGCGGCCCGCCGTGAGCGGCTCGCTGGGCAGCGACCGCCGGTGGCCGCACTTCGGCGGCCGGGTGGCCCGCATGGGGGTGCACTCGGTGCTGGCGCTGCCGCTGACCATCGGTGAGCAGGTGATCGGTTCGATCAACTCCTACGCCCACGGCCGGGACGCGTTCGCCGACCACGCGGTGGCACTCGGGATCCAGTTCTCCGGGCCCGCGGCGGTGGCGGTGTACAACGCGCAGTTACTGGCCAGCACCCGCCAACGCACCACGCAACTGCAGGCGGCGCTGGGCAGCCGGGCGGTGATCGACCAGGCGATCGGCATCCTCCGCAGCCGATCTGGCGGTACTTCGCAGGAGGCGTTCGACCGCCTCACCCGCATCAGCCAAACCGAGCACGTCAAACTGGCTGAAGTCGCCCAGCAGATCGTCGACGAGGCTGTCCGCCGGGCCCGGGCCCGTCAGCACTAACCGGCGCTCACTGGTTGCGGGCCAGCTCCGAGAGAGCCCGCACAATCTCGGGACGCGTGTGGCGTTCCTGCATAAGCCGCCGCGCGATATCGGTGAGGTGCTCCCCGCGGGCGCGGCTGTAGGCGCGCAGCAGCTGGAAGGACTTGTCCACCGATACTCCGAGCATCTCGCTCAGAAATCCCTTGGCCTGTTCGACGACCATTCGTGAGGTCAGCGCCGAGCGCAGCGGTGCCACCACGGTGGCCGTCGTCGGCGGGTGTTCCTGCAGGACCGCCACACAGGCGATGTGGGCCAGGGTCTGACCGACCAATTGGTCCGCTTCGGTGAGCGCGCCGGGGCTGGTGTCGAACAAGCCGAGCGCGCCCAGGACGGAACCGGCTGCCCGCATCGGCACCGCGTGCACTGCCGCGAAACCGGCGTCCACCGCGGCGGGGACGAATCGCGGCCACCGCTCTGCCTCACCGCGCAGGTCCGGGACCAGAACCGGCTCCCCGGTGCGGTAGCACTCGATGCAGGGGCCCTGCTCGGCCTGCAGCTGAAACAGCTCCAGCTCGCGGGTCTGCTCGGAGGTGGCGGCCAGCAGATGAAGTCGCTGCAGCGGATCGGCGAGCAGGAACCCGGCCGAGGCCACGTCGAGCAGTTCGGCACAGCGTTCGGTGAGTTCGGTGAGCAGGTCGACGACGTCGAAGTCGTCGAGCAGACGGTCGACCAGCGATACCACCGCGCTGAGCACTCGGGTTTCTCGAAGGTTGTCGTCGTTCACCATGGCTTCCCTCCCTGCCTTGGTGTGGATGAGATTTCGTTGTCGCGCATCAGTCGGCGTCCAATCGCAGGCGCCGGTCCAGGATGTCGCGGGCGACGTCGGTGGCGCTTCGGCCGGTGGCGTAGGCGTGCGCACGGATGCGCACCAGGGCCTCGGCCGGGTCAATGTCGAGCTGCGCCACCAGCATGCCGGTGGCCTGGCTGACCTCGACACGGCTGAGCGCATTGAGCTCCGCCCATGCGCTGCTGGCGGGGTCCTCGATGGCCGCCTGCAGATCGCCGGCCAGCAGATCCAGCACCGGTATGCACGCCAGCTCGGCGGCGATCGCCATCCCGGCGATCTGCTCACCCGGCAGCGAGCCCGGCTCTGCCCGGAACAGGTCGAGGGCCCCGACGTACTCCCCCGCGGCCAGCACGGGCATGGCGAACACACCCCGGATGTGGTGCTCCAGCATCGCCCGGCCGTAGCTGGGCCAGCGCGCTTCACCCGGGTAACCGAGATCGACGACGAGCACCGGGGCCCGGCCGGCCACTGCGTCCAGACAGGGCCCTTCGCCGTAGATGAACTGCAGTTCGTCATACAGCTTCGCCTGTGGCCCGCTGGCACCCAGAGTGGCGGTGTTCGTGCCGTCGAAGACGAGGGAGATCGCCGCGGCGTCGACGTCGAGCAACGTCACGCACGCCTGACACAGACGGTCGGCGGCCTGTGCTCCGCGCCGCCCCTCTACGGCCGCGACAAGCCCATCCTGGATCGTCAAACGAGCCGGACCAGGCTTGACGCCGGCACAGTGTGGGAACTACGCGCCGCCATCAGTCCAGCCTGCCCCAGTTCGGTCGCGATTGCTCGGCTTTGCCCAAGCCTGCGCCTGCACCCGTCGCCCGCCGCGGGTAGGCTTGCCGTGCTGGCACCACAGCCGGCCCGAAACGGCGTCGCCCTTGCGCGGTGCCGCGAGCATCCGCTCACCGTCGGGCGCGTCCTCCAATATCGTTGTCGCTCAACCCCGCAACGGCCATCATCTCGAGGACTCACCATCGCGATCACCGATGTCGCCGGGTATGCACATCTCAGTCGACAGGACACCGACGCTCTAGCCGCCGCACTCGATTCGATTCGAGCCGAGGTCGAGAGCTCCCGCGGTGCCCGCGACGCCGCCTATATCCGCAGAACCATTCTGTTCCAGCGGGCCCTGGACGTCGGGGCCCGGTTGCTGATCTTCGGCAGCCGCTCGCGGACGGGCTGGCTGCTGGGAACCGTCTCACTCGCGGTGGCCAAGAGCATCGAGAACATGGAGATCGGCCACAATGTCGGTCACGGGCAATGGGATTGGATGAACGACCCGGAAATCCACTCCACGGCCTGGGAGTGGGATATGGCGGGGCTGTCATCCCAGTGGCGCTACTCACACAACTACCGCCACCACGTGTTCACCAACGTCGTCGACGTCGACGACGACCTCGGCTTCGGCATCATGCGCGTTAGCCGCGACGTCGCCTGGCAGCCACGCAATCTTGCCCAGCCGTTCCGCAACGTGTTGCTGGCCGTCATCTTCGAGTGGGGTATCGCCCTGCACGGACTGCACGCCGCGCACGAGCGGGCGGACTCCGATGACCAGCGGGCCGCGCAGAGCCAAGCCTTCAAGCGCAAGATCGGCCGTCAGGTCCTCAAGGACTACGTTGCGATCCCGGCGCTCAACGGAACTCGGTGGCGGCGGGCCTTGACCGCCAATGCGGCGGCGAACCTGCTGCGCAACCTCTGGGCCTACGCGGTGATCTTCTGCGGCCACTTTCCCGACGGCGCCGAGAAATTCACCGCCGCTGCCCTCGAGCAGGAGAGCAAGGGCGAGTGGTATGTGCGCCAGATGCTCGGCAGCGCCAACTTCAAGGCCGGACGGGTGCTGGCATTCCTCAGCGGCAACCTCTGCTACCAGATCGAACATCACCTGTTCCCCGATCTGCCCAGCAACCGCTACGCCGCGATCGCACGGCAGGTGCAGGCGCTGTGCGCCGACTACGGGCTGCCGTACACCACGGGATCGCTGCCGCGGCAGTTCTTCCTGGCCCAGCGGACCATCCTGAAGCTGGCGTTGCCGGACCGCTTCCTGGGAGCCGATCAGGAACTGCAGGTCAGCGCACTGCAGCGTTGATCTGCGGCGCGTCGATCATGCCCATCTCCACACCCCACATGGTGGCGATGGTGCGATACTCGCCGGTCTCGATCAGATGCGCCAGGGCCAGCTTCAGCGACTGCGCCAGCCCGGAGTTCTTGGCCACCGGCCAGCCGTAGGGGGCGGAGTCGAACACCTCACCGGCGGCTTCGAGTTGGCCGCCGCTGGTCTTGATGGCGAACCCGGTGACCGGCGAGTCGGCCGACATCGCATCGACCTCGCCGGCCATCAGGGCGGTATTGAGGTCGTCCTGACGGGTGTAGACGACCTTGGCGATCGGCGGCTTGCCTGCCGCCACACAGGCCGCGCTCTTGGCCGGGATCTCGGTGGTCTCCTGGATGGCGGCGTAGGCCACACCGACTTTCAGCCCGCACGCGTCGTCGGGGTTCACCGGGGCGCCGGGGCGCTGTGCCCACAGCGTGCCGGCCTGGAAGTAGGTGACGAAGTCGGCGGCGGCTTGGCGTTCCTTGGTATCGGTGAACGACGACATTCCCAGGTTGAAGTCACCGGCCCGCACCGAGGGGATGATCGCCTCGAACGCGGTCTCCTTGTATTCCGGTGTGAGACCGAGGGTTCGGGCCATCGCGTTCATCAGGTCGATGTCGAAGCCGACGAGCTTGCCGTAGGCATCGATGAACTCGTTGGGGGCATACGGGGTGTTGACGCCGACCACCAGCCGCCCGGTCTTGCGGATGGCCTCGGGGACGGTGGCCGCGATCTCGGGGACAGCGCCGGCAGGTGCGGGCGGAGCCTGCGAGGACGACAGCGCACCGGCCAGGCTGGTGGGTGCGGTGGAGCCGCGGCCGTCGCCATCGCGCCACTGCCAGGCACCGATGCCGAGCGTCGCGACGAGCAGCACCGAGCCGGCGACGGCCAGCAGGACTTTCCCGGGAACCCGAATTCGCTTGGCGGGCAGGGAGTGCCGGCCCGACGTGCTCGTCTTGCGGACCGGCGTGTCGAGGGCTTTGCGGGCGGCGGCGGCCAGCTCACCAGCGCTCTGGTAGCGCTGTTCGAGCTTCTTGGCCATGCCCTTGGCGATGACCTCGTCGAAGGCGGCCAGCCGCGGGTCTTTGTCGGACGGTTTGGGCGCGGGTTTGCGGATGTGCCCGGCGATCTGCTGTTCCATGCTGTCCGACGGATAAGGCCGCGACCCGGTAAGACATTCGTAGAGCACGCATGCCAGTGCGTAGATGTCGGCGCGCGGGTCGGCCTGGCCGCCGTCGAAGCGTTCGGGGGCCATATAGGCCAGGGTTCCCAGCGTGCTGCCCGCGGTGGTCAGTCCGTTCTCGCCCGCGGTGCGGGCCAGGCCGAAGTCGATGAGATAGGCGAACTGGCGGTCGGTGATCAGGATGTTGGAAGGTTTGATGTCACGGTGGATCAGGCCGGTGGCATGCGCGGCGTCCAGGGCGGCCGCGACCTGCTCGACGACGTGGACGGCGTAGGCCGGGTCGAGGACCTTCGTATCGGTGAGGGTGGCACCCAGCGGGCGGCCCTCGATGAGGCGCATGTCGAGATAGAGGCGGCCGTCGATTTCGCCGTAGCCGTGGATGGGCACCACGTGGGGTTCGTTGAGGGCGGCAGCGGCCTGGGCTTCGCGGCGGAAGCGTTGCTGGAAGGTGGTGTCCTCGGCGAGATGGTGCGGGAGGACCTTGAGTGCCACGATCCGGTCGGTTTTGGTGTCGAAAGCGCGGTAGACCTCGCCCATGCCGCCCCGACCTATCAGCTCACGCAGCTGATAGTGCCCGAATGGCGTGGCATCCACCATGTACTCCTCGCCAACCCTGTGACCGTCGATTGAAGTTACCGCACGTTTGCCAGGGACGCCCTAGGGTCCGCTGAGGTGCTGTGGGCATGGCTTCTCGCCACCCGAGGCCGCGAGTGTGCGTTCTCGTACGCCTTGCGCGGCGTGTTGCGTATGCCGTTGCACACTCGGCGGTCGGGAGGCATCCCAATTAAGTGAATCAATATTCTTCATTCCCTTGACGGCGCAGCCGGGCGGGTCCTACGGTGACGCAAGGCGCACCAAAGGGATCATCAGCACGTCCGTTTCCTCGACGCGCGGACTGATCGTCAACAACCCTCAGGGACAACAGCTTTGGTAACGCGCTCGTCATCACATAGCCGCCGCGATGGCTAGTCAGCAACCAGCTGTCCGAGAGGGCGCCGAGGCCATCGAGAACTGGGTCGGCGGCTATGTCACTCGCCACCCGCTGGCGTCCCTGACGACCGTCGGCCAGCAGTTCGTTCTGGGTGTGCGCACCGTCCAATACTTGATCATCGACCTGGCCACCGGCCGCTTCCCCTGGCGGGAATTCGTCCGCCAGGGCGCCTTCATGGCCGGCACCGCCGTGGTACCCACCGTTCTGGTCGCATTGCCAGTCGGGGTCACCCTGTCGATCCAGTTTGCCTTGCTCGCCGGACAAGTCGGGGCCACCTCGCTGGCCGGCGCCGCCAGCGGTCTGGCCGTCATCCGGCAGGCCGCCTCGCTGGTCGCCGCGATCCTGATGGCCGCGGCCGTCGGCTCGGCGATCACCGCCGATCTGGGCTCGCGCACGATGCGCGAAGAGATCGACGCCATGGAGGTCATGGGTGTCTCGGTGATCCGCCGCCTGGTGGTGCCCCGCTTCGCCGCCGCGATCATGATCGGCGTCGCGCTAACGGGTGTGGTGTGCTTCGTCGGGTTCCTGGCCAGCTACCTGTTCAACGTGTACTTCCAGAACGGCGCACCCGGCAGCTTCGTGGCCACCTTCGCGTCGTTCACCACCCCCGGTGACATGATCCTGGCCCTGCTCAAGGCGGTCGTGTTCGGGGCGATTGTGGCGGTGGTGTCCAGCCAGAAAGGTCTTGCCACCCAGGGCGGCCCGACCGGGGTGGCCAACTCGGTTAATGCTGCCGTCGTGGAGTCGATCCTCATCCTGATGATCGTCAACGTCGTCATCAGCCAGCTCTACAACATGCTGTTCCCGAGGATGGGGTTGTAGGTGTCTGTGGCGACCTTCTCCCCGTTCGGCGCCCGGCTCGGCACCCTCGCCAAGGCGGCCTCCGCGCCGATCCTGCGGCTCGGGCACATTCTGGTGTTCTTCGTCCGCGCGGTCGCTGCGGTGCCGATCGTGCTGCGGCACTACCGCGCCGAGTTCGGGCGGCTGCTCTCCGATATCGCCTGGGGCAACGGCTCGCTGGTCGTCGGCGGCGGCACGGCCGGGGTGGCGGTGGTCCTGGGTATGACGGTCGGCGCGATCGTCGGTATCGAGGGCTACAACTTCCTGAACCTGCTCGGGCTGGGGCCGGCTACTGGCATCATCTCGTCACTGGTGAACACCCGCGAACTCGCGCCGATCGCCGCGGCGCTGGCCTTCGCCACCCAGGGCGGCTGCCGGTTCACCGCGCAGCTGGGGTCAATGCGGATCGCCGAGGAGATCGACGCCCTGGACTCGCTGGCGATCCGGCCGATCCCCTATCTGGTGACCACCCGGCTGATGGCCTCGGTGGTGGCCGTAATCCCCTTGTACGTTTTGTGTTTGGCGGTGAGCTACCTGACCACCCAGGTCGTCGTCGAGCTCATCAGCGGCGGCGCATCCGGGGCCTACCTGCACTACTTCACGCTGATGCTGTCGGGCACCGACGTGCTGTACTCGCTGCTGAAGGCGGTCGTATTCGTCTGGATCGCCTCGACCATCCAGTGCTACTACGGTTTCTACGCCAGCGGCGGCCCGGAAGGTGTCGGTATCGCCGCCGGGCATGCGATGCGGGCGGCCATCACCGTGGTGATCATCGTCAACATGCTGATGACGATGGCGTTGTGGAGCGTGGACGCCGGCGCGAGGTTCGGCGGGTAGATGGGCAACTCCTACGAACTCGACGGGCGCGGGCCCTCGGATCGTCAGCTGCTGGCCTGCGGGCTTGCCGTGCTGCTCGCCGCGGCCCTGATCACCACGCTGTTGGTGGTGAAGTCGACCGGCCGGCTCAACAACTATGTGCGGGTGGTGGCCGACCTGCTCAACGTCGGCGACGGGCTGCCGCAGAAGTCCGACGTGAAGTACCACGGGGTGCTCGTCGGCTCGGTCGACAACGTGACCCCGGCCGCCAACGGGAGCCCCAACTACGTCCGCATCGACCTCAAACCCGAGTATGCCCAATCGATTCCGGCCTCGGTCACCGCACGGGTGGTGCCCAGCAACGTGTTCGCGGTGTCCTCGGTGCAGCTCGTCGCCGACGGCGCCGGGCCGCCCATCGCCCCGGGTGCGCACATCCCCGAGGACACCGCCCTGCCGACGGTGCTGTTCCAGACCACCATCAGCAAGCTGCGCGACGTGCTGGCAGCCGCCGGCCGCGGTCGCGACGACACCAGCGTCGGCATCCTGGCCGCGGTCAACGCCGCCACCGAGAACCGGCGGGGCAAGCTGCTCACCGGCGGCGCGCAGCTCAGCCGGCTGCTCGACGAACTCAACTCCGTCATCAGCACCGAGCCGGGCCCGTCGACGGTGTCGGCGTTGATCGACGCCACCCACGGGCTGGCCGCCACCGCACCCGACCTGCTGGACGCGCTGCACCAGGCCGTCGCGCCGATGCAGGTGCTGGCCGAGAAGCGTTCGGCGCTAGCCACTTTGATCGCCGGCGGCGCCAACACCGTCGGCACCACCCGCACCGCTGTCGACAACCACATCGACCAGCTGACCGGAATCACCACCCACCTGACCCCGGTGCTGGGCAGCCTGGCGATGAACGCCGGCAAGTTCGTCCCGGCGTTCACCAAATTGAACGACCTGTCCCACAAGTTCTTCGACGAGGTGTGGATCCCCGAGATCGAGGCCGGCAACATGCGGATCAACCTGTCGCTGACGCCGAGCTCCACCTACACCCGCGCCGACTGCCCGCGCTACGGCCAGCTGTGGGGGCCCAGCTGCTTCACCGCCCCGCAGATCGTCGTGCGGCCCGATCTGCCGGAGATCCTGATGCCGCAGAATTACCAGCCGCCCAAGGATCTGGCTCCGCCGCCGGGGACCGTCATCGGCGCCGACGGCAATCTGGTGGCCACCGGCCCGCCGCTGCTCAATCCCCACCCGAACCTCACCGACCCCAATCCACCTGTCCCGCCGTGGCTTTCACCCGCGCTGCGGGTGCCGGGCACCGCCGACCCGGACAACACCCCGGCGCCGCCCGCTCCCCCGGCGCCGCTGCCTGCCGAGGCCGACCCGGGAGGCCCCCGATGAAGATCCGCGGCCCGCTGATCGGGCTGTCACTGTTCATGGTGGTCGCGGTGGCGGTGACCTGGCTGGTGTATGCGACGCTGCGCCGCGACGTCGCCGGGCCGACCACCCCGTATGCGGCGATGTTCACCGACGTCTACGGGCTGCGTGAGGGCGACGACGTCCGGATGGCCGGCGTGCGAGTGGGCCGGGTCGAAAAGATCGAACTGCAAGGCAAGTTGGCGAAGGTGTCGTTCGTCGTGCAGAACGACCAGCGGCTGTTCGGCAACACGGTGGCGTCGGTGACCTACCAGAACATCGTCGGCCAGCGCTATGTCGGGTTGTCGCTGGGCAAGACCGGCGACACCGGGCCGCTGCCGGCCAACAGCACCATCCCCGTCGAGCGCACCGACCCGTCCTTCGACGTCACCACCCTGCTCAACGGTTACGAACCGCTCTTCAGCGTCCTCAACCCGCAGGACGCCGACAATCTGACCAAAGGGGTGATCGCCTCGCTGCAGGGAGATGACGCTTCGATCATGCAGCTGGTGTCGCAAACCTCCACTCTCACTGACACATTCGCTGGCCGCGACCAGGTGCTCGGTGACGTGATCACCCAGCTGAACACGGTGATGGGCAATCTGTCCGCCCAGAACGGACACCTGGATCAGGTGCTGGCACAGACCAGCCACGCGGTGTCGGACTTCGATGCCCGCCGCCCGGAGCTGGTGGCCTCCACAGGGTCGCTGACACGGGTGATGCAGCAGCTGGCCAGCGTCACCGACACCGCATCCCCGACGCTGAACCAGATGCTCACCCGCCAGCCCGGTTTCACCGGCCACCTGCTCGACATCGAGCCGCAGCTGGCGTTCACCGCCAACAATCTGCCGCTGATGTTGAAGGGGCTGGCCCGCATCACCAGCGAGGGCGCCTACGCCAACGCCTACGCCTGCGACCTGAACGCCACCGGCTTCTTCCCCGGCCTCAACGACGTGGTGCCGATCATCGTCGACGCGGCCACACCCGGGAACAAGGCCTGGTACTCCCCGCGATGCAGGAATGCCGGCAATGGCTGAGGGCTCGCTGCTGGCCCGGCTCCGCAGCCGGCGGTTGGAAAGCTACAACGCGACGTGGCTCGGCCTGATCGCCGTGGCCGTCGTCAGCGTGGTCGTCGGCGCGATGCTGCTGGCCAACGCCACCAACGTCGGGCACCGGCACTACACCGCGAAGTTCCTGCAGGCCGCGGCGCTGCAGACCGGCAATCCGATCACGATCGGGGGCATTCAGGTCGGCAAGGTCACCAGCATGAAGCTGGCCGGTGACCACGTGGAGGCCGGTCTGGAGGTCCGCGACGACGTGGTGCTGGGTGCGGAGTCGAAGGCGGTCATCAAGGTGGCCACCATTCTGGGTTCGCGCTATCTGGCGCTGGTGCCCGAGGACGGCGGCACGTTGCCGAACAACACCTTTGACCTGGCGCACACCGAGGTGCCCTACGACCTGCAGGCCGCGCTGGCCGACGTGTCGACGACCTACCAGCAGGTCGACACCGACGCGTTCGCGCAGTCGCTGGGGATTCTCGGCAAGCAGATGCAGGGGCTGCCCGCGGTGGTGCCGCAGGCCATGCAGAACATCCACATCCTGTCCACGGTGATCGCCGACCGCCGCGACCAACTGGGGCAGCTGCTGAAAAGCACGGAGCTGGTGAGCACCACGCTGGAGCGTCAGCACGCCAACATCGCGGCGATGATCAACCAGGGCCAGGATCTGATCGGCCAGTTCGTCGCCCGCAGCGCGTCGTTTCACGCCATGCTCGCCGCGTTGACCGACCTGGTGAACACCATGAGCACCACGGTGGTCGACAACCGGGCCGAATTCGACCGGACCGTCGCCAACCTCAGTCAGCTGACCACCCTGCTGGCCCAGCACGACGACCTGCTGCGTAGCATCCTGCAGTCGGGCCCGGTTGCGTTGCGCGGCTTCGCCAATGCCACCGGAACCGGTAACGCGATGGACTTCAACACACCCGCCGGCCTGGCCGTCGACTCGTGGATGTGCGCCATCAGCGGACGGGCCAAGCAGTTCGGGATGATCCAGTACTTCAAGGACTGCCAATGACACGGGCGCGGGTCAAGCTGGTCGCCATCACCGCGGCGGCCGTGGTGCTGGTGGCCTCGGCGGCCACCGCGGCGTGGGTGTACTTCCGGTCGGCCTCCGACCACATCACGGTGACCGCCCAATTCGACAGTGCGGCAGGGCTGTACGTGAACAACACGGTTGCGGTGCTGGGGATGCCGGTAGGCAAGGTCACCGCTATCACACCGAAGAGCGGCTACGTCGAAGTCGAGTTCACCGTCGACCGGGATGTGAAGATTCCGGCCGACGCCCAGGCCGTCACGGTGTCGACGTCGATCCTGACCGACCGGCAGATCGAGCTGACGCCGCCGTATCGCGACGGCCCGACGCTGGCCGACCACGACACCATCGGGCTGCCCCGGACCAAGACGCCGGTCGAGTTCGCCCGGGTGCTCGGCGTGCTCGACAAGATCTCCAGCTCGCTCAAGGGTGACGGCACCGGCAACGGCCCCGTCGCCGACGTGCTGAACTCCGGGGCGGCGATCGCCGACGGCAACGGCGAGAAGATCAAGTCGGCGCTCGATCAGCTGTCGAATGCGTTGCGGCTCAGCGCCGACGGCGGCACCCAGACCCGCGACCAGCTGACCACCATCGTGCGCAATCTGAGCTCGCTGATGCAGGCCGCCGCCGACAACGACGCGACGCTGCGCGACTTCGGCTCCACCGTGCGCCAACTCAGCCAGATCGTCAACGACGAGGACTTCGGCAGCGGCAGCACCGGCAAGAAGATGAACACCCTGCTGGCGCAGGTCGGAGACTTCCTGGAGAAGAACCGCGATCACATCAAGGCGATCGTCGCCAACGGCCACACGTCGGCGGGCACGCTCGTCGACCGCCAGCGTGACCTGGCCGAGTTCCTCGACGTCGCGCCGCTGACCCTGGACAACATGTACAACATCGTCGACCAGAACAACGGCGCCGCCCGCGCCCGGGTGCTCACCGACCGGGTGCTGTTCGACAGCCAGAGCGTCAAGGAAGTCTGCAACCTGATGGGGCTGCGGCAGTTGGGTTGCAGCACCGGCACCCTGCAGGACTTCGGGCCGGACTTCGGTCTGACCTACGTGCTGGACGGTATGGCAGCGATGGGGCAGAAATGAGGCGCGCCGCAGCGGTTCTCCTGGTCGCGGTGACGGTGACGGGGTGCTCGTCGGGCGGGCTGTCCAGCCTGCCGCTGCCGGCGCCGTCCGTCGGCAGTGGTGGGTACCGGCTGACGGCGGTGTTCTCCAATGCGCTGAACCTGCCGGCCAAGGCGAAGGTCAAGCTCGCCGGCGCCGATGTGGGTGAGCTCGAGTCGATGGTGGCGCGCAACTACACCGCGGTCACCACGCTGCGGATCATGGACGGGGTGCGGCTGCCTGCGGGCAGCACCGCCGAACTGCGCTCGGCCACCCCGCTGGGCGACGTCTTCGTCGCGATCAAGCCACCGGCCACGGCCAGCCCGCTGACCCCGTTGCTGAAGGACGGCGACACCATCGGCTTGGACTCGACCAGGGCGGCGGCCACCGTCGAGTCGGTGCTCAGCTCGGCGGCCGTCATGGTCAACGGCGGCGCGGTACGCAATCTGACCAACCTCATCAACGGCGCGGGCAAGGCCACCGGGGATCAGGGCCAGGCGTTCGGCGACCTGATCGCCAAGACCAACCGCACACTGTCGAAACTGACCGCGCGCTCCGACCAGCTCTCCGAGGCGCTGACGCAGACGTCTTCGCTGGCACACGAACTCGACGCGAAGAACCAAACCCTCAGCGACCTCCTGGTGGCGGCGGGACCGGCCGCCGACACCCTGGCCGCCAACACCGCGACGGTGGCCGACCTCATCGAGCAGATCGGCGCGACCAGCCGCCAGCTACAGAAGTTCCCGTCGATCGCAGGCACCGACACCAGTGGCCGCAGCATGATCGCCGACGCAAACACCATCGCCTCGGCGTGGAACGACGTCGTCCTGGCTCCGGGTGCCGACCTGGCCTCGCTGAACCGGATCATGCCGCCGTTGATCAAATCGACTTCCAGTAATGCGATTTCGGTGCGGGCCAGTATCGACCGGCTGGTGCTGGGGTCGATCCCCGACATCGGGTTCGGCGGCGACCCAGGTTTCCACGGCCCCAAGCGCTACAACTGGGCCCAGCTCGTCGGGTCGTTCAAGTACACGCTGTGGCGGCTGCAGCAGCGGGTCGTCGGGCAGGGCCCCGACGTGCCCCAGGTTCCGGTGATGCCCAGCCCGACCGATCCCGGTATGCAGATCGTCGCTCCCCCGTCGACGGAGCCGCCACCGTGATCAATTGGGCGGCAGATCTTCTCGTCCGGACGGTCCGATTCGGGTACCGGCGCCGGTCGGTGCTGTCGACGGTCGCGCTGGTGCTGACGTTGGTGGTGTCCAGCGCCTACGTGATGTGGGGTGCGCTGCGGGTGTCGCCGTTCTCCTCGGCGTATCGGGTCACCATCGAACTCCCGGAGTCCGGTGGGCTGCTGCCCAATCAGGACGTGACCCTGCGCGGGGTGGCGGTCGGTCGGGTGCAGTCGCTGGCGGTGACACCGCACGGGGTGGCCGCGGTCGCGACGGTGCGCTCGGACGTGCGGATCCCAGTGTCCAGCCCGGTGCGGGTGTCGGGGTTGTCGGCGGCCGGTGAGCAGTACATCGAGTTCGTGCCGACCTCGGATGCCGGGCCGTATCTGGCGGATGGCAGTGTGATCGCGCAGTCCAACACGTCGGTGCCGGTGAGCCTGGCGCAGCTGCTGGCCGACTCCGATGGTGTTCTGGCGCAGGTTGATCCGGCCAAGCTGGAGCTGATCAAGCGGGAACTCAGCATGAGCAACGAGGGGCCGCGCAAGCTCGCCGACATCATCGAC encodes:
- a CDS encoding MlaD family protein; amino-acid sequence: MRRAAAVLLVAVTVTGCSSGGLSSLPLPAPSVGSGGYRLTAVFSNALNLPAKAKVKLAGADVGELESMVARNYTAVTTLRIMDGVRLPAGSTAELRSATPLGDVFVAIKPPATASPLTPLLKDGDTIGLDSTRAAATVESVLSSAAVMVNGGAVRNLTNLINGAGKATGDQGQAFGDLIAKTNRTLSKLTARSDQLSEALTQTSSLAHELDAKNQTLSDLLVAAGPAADTLAANTATVADLIEQIGATSRQLQKFPSIAGTDTSGRSMIADANTIASAWNDVVLAPGADLASLNRIMPPLIKSTSSNAISVRASIDRLVLGSIPDIGFGGDPGFHGPKRYNWAQLVGSFKYTLWRLQQRVVGQGPDVPQVPVMPSPTDPGMQIVAPPSTEPPP